A genome region from Erigeron canadensis isolate Cc75 chromosome 3, C_canadensis_v1, whole genome shotgun sequence includes the following:
- the LOC122591398 gene encoding F-box/kelch-repeat protein At3g06240-like has protein sequence MENLPCDLLTEIFVRLRAKQVGRMRCVSKPLYALLSQPDFIKTHLNHSTRHNHFNEIVLVFDRRYTDRPFTTHPLKSPNIQVNDFIKLPANFPFPADPYTLHRSCVLGAVNGLICIYTAVHGDGVIHVWNPSLSAIMMSTPLKPPMECPKLCRFGYDPKTDDYKVVGLSYHGWLMHIVWVYSLRKNSWKSFYEKLPVNQIDFDISTLNEVCVNDHDGHVHWLYSYVGDQRYRFLGIMAFDLGAETFSQISLPDSVSKLGDEPRSLYNERFDIALGSWAGKLCVTSRTRHGEFEMWVMNEYGVAESWVKHHNLSSQLSGININPIGFTLNKKFLYGVESHLPAVSSEICDQTMDVALYDPDTTKVAHFSIHLQGNAFTKVVPYIDSLVWIAPPRKYGSMGCRKDVKLLKGSILVSN, from the exons ATGGAAAATCTCCCCTGCGATCTTCTCACCGAGATATTTGTTCGGTTACGGGCGAAACAAGTTGGTAGAATGAGATGTGTTTCTAAGCCGTTGTATGCTCTTTTATCGCAACCCGACTTCATTAAAACCCATCTTAATCATTCGACCCGCCACAACCACTTTAATGAAATTGTGTTGGTCTTCGATCGTCGTTACACAGATAGACCATTCACTACACACCCCTTGAAATCACCCAACATCCAAGTCAATGATTTTATTAAGTTACCTGCTAATTTCCCATTTCCAGCTGATCCATATACTCTTCATCGTAGCTGTGTTTTAGGTGCGGTTAATGGTCTAATATGTATTTATACTGCCGTACATGGTGATGGCGTTATTCATGTTTGGAACCCTTCTTTATCGGCTATAATGATGAGCACGCCACTTAAGCCTCCTATGGAATGTCCTAAACTTTGTCGTTTCGGATATGATCCCAAAACTGATGATTACAAAGTGGTCGGGCTTTCCTATCATGGTTGGCTGATGCATATAGTTTGGGTGTACAGTTTGAGAAAAAACTCGTGGAAATCATTCTATGAAAAGCTTCCGGTCAATCAAATTGATTTTGATATATCTACTCTAAACGAAGTCTGCGTAAATGATCATGATGGTCATGTTCATTGGCTTTATAGCTACGTCGGTGATCAGCGATATCGATTCTTGGGGATAATGGCATTTGACTTGGGTGCGGAAACGTTCAGCCAAATATCTCTTCCAGATTCTGTCTCAAAATTAGGCGATGAGCCCCGTAGTCTGTATAATGAAAGGTTTGATATAGCTTTGGGCTCTTGGGCTGGAAAGCTATGTGTGACGTCACGCACCAGACATGGTGAATTTGAGATGTGGGTGATGAATGAGTATGGAGTAGCCGAATCTTGGGTTAAACATCATAATCTGTCTTCACAATTGAGTGGTATTAATATTAACCCAATTGGATtcacattaaataaaaagttcctTTATGGAGTTGAAAGTCATCTTCCTGCGGTAAGTTCAGAAATATGTGATCAAACTATGGATGTGGCCTTGTACGACCCGGATACAACCAAGGTTGCACACTTTAGTATTCATCTTCAGGGAAATGCATTTACCAAAGTTGTTCCCTATATCGACTCTCTTGTTTGGATTGCCCCGCCAAGAAAGTACGGTAGTATGGGTTGCAGAAAGGACg TGAAACTTCTTAAAGGATCCATATTAGTTAGCAATTAG